The following DNA comes from Xyrauchen texanus isolate HMW12.3.18 chromosome 21, RBS_HiC_50CHRs, whole genome shotgun sequence.
AATAATGTCTGACACTGGAGAGAACGTTCTCCGCCGGTGACGTTCAAGTGCTGCTGACTAACGGTTGTTATCCCCACTCTTCCCCTTCCTCAAACTACGGTATTGTGCAGCACATCTACCCCGGTGAAATTTCATGGTGTTTTATATTGCCACAATGTTCTTAAAACGTGCGTAGAGTTCCTTCCTGCGTTTATTTTTGCTTTACGTTACTAAAAAGCCACGCTCATTTCCATGCACACAATAAAGAGCAATGAATCACAATCATTTGTTCCTACATGAAATGCACTAACTATGATTTCCGTCACTACGGCCCACTGTCCGACTTGGAACTTGTGCATGGCTTCTTGTAAATGGGGTTAAGTCGTAATAATGGGCGCTTTGTTTACTGAAAAATAAGTGCATATACTGACAAATGCCGCTGATCATCGTGCATTTTCTATAGATTTTaggattttaattaattttattagaatattatttataatactaACTCTAAATGGGAAATTATCATAAATGGGGTAAACTTTTGATTAATACTTAACATTAAAATGGTATGGTAAGtaggacaaataaaaaaagagttagATGCAGTTCTCAAATGTACCCACGATAGACAACTGGTAGGCTTATGTAAATCTCTGCCCCGACCGGTTCTCAAGACTGCAAGCGACGCAGGAAACTTCAGTGTATCGGGGATTCCGTGGGGCGTGTCGCTGAGAAAGTTTACAGTAGCTACAGTCAAAACTGTTGAAAGCGGGATTCCCTTCTTAGCTTAACCACTACCTCAGCAAAACATACGACTTCCTCAATTATCTTAACGATTGCTTATTGTTATCTCTTTATATGTTACTGACAACATGCACAGTTTCCACCAGAAACCATTTAATAACCTTTAAAAAATTGTATGATTATGTAGGACTAATATGGACGTTTCTTTGTTGTGATAATATCTGTATCTAACCGCAACTAAATATGTTGTGCATCTGATTGATTGTAAGATCATTTAGGAGAAAATACATCTTAACTGCGATAaggataaaatgtgtttattttaaccTGATAGATACATGGAAATCGAATAAAGCtactttattttttcttctttttttcaaacCGTGTCATTTCTAAATATTGTCCATTTAAACCAtgtaacaattattaaaaaaaaaaaagaaaatcgtgGAAGAAATAGTAACTGTGCCTATTCTTGACCGCGAGCGAGCTGTCTTTTACTGTGGGTGAGGGAATCCCTTACACGTCATATTGCTTAGATAcctgaaaacaaaaacactgctTTTGGACCATATATGGGCATCTACGTCAGCGGAACACCAGTAAGGGGCGGAGCCAGGACGCCTTACTTTACAATGCGTTCTCTGGCTTCATTCACAACAAGAAGAGCTGCTGTCGAAACGCCGATAACATATTTTACTCCCGTTTGTAATAAACACATTTCGGATTATTTTACGGATTTATAAATGCACATTTCAAAGGGAgcattacacacatttttacggATTATCCATGGAGAGATTGGAATTTTGAAGTTTCCTCCAGCAGGAACTGGATTGACGTCTTAATGCAACTCTTTTGGAACGAGACTAAGGGCATCTTGACAAAGACTCCAAGTAAAAAGTTTTACGGTAGGTGATTTACGAGTTTAAATATAACGCGAAGTTTGACCTGATGCTGTTCACCGCCGACACATTTTAGCATAAATCCACTTTCTCTTTTATTCGTGCATTACAGTTTACAAAAGCAAATGTTTGAGAATAGTAAATGTCCTAACAAAAATGCGCTGGTGACAGGTGACATCCCGTTCTCGCCGGGCACAGTAGGTGTTTCGGCTTCTCTCGGCTCCACTGGGGAGATGTTTCAGGGGTTCCCCGGAGACCCCGATACCGGCTCCCGTGGAAGCTCGTCTCCTTCTCTTGAATCTCAGTACCTGTCGTCCGTGGAATCCTTCGGGAGCCCGCCCACCACCGGCGCACCGCACGTAAGTCACAGTATTTAACCCTGTATAAATGTCGTGTTTTTCTGTATAAAGACATGTTTATCTAACTGCATCTAACCAAGTGAAATGGTATGGTCGCTGTCTTATTTGCTTGGCTTTGGTCTGCAAACAGCAGTTCAAATAGCGAAGCGATGTTGCATGTAGCCAGGGGAATGCATTGCAATGTGTCTGAGTGAATAGATTAGCAATGCTGTTGCTATCGCTCAGCGTGCACACTCGAAAAGCTACGCAGAGTATACTGACAAGTCAGCATGTGCGCTGAATCAGGCAGGTAGCAACGTGGTAGGTTTACAGCACGCCGCGAAACGGATGACAAAGCTGTGGAACTCTCCGAAGTCCGCTCACAACGCTCCGCCTTCGCTCACAGTCCTCCTTCTCGCGCTTCTCCGACTTCGACGTGACGTCAATGCGTTCTATTTTGGAGTGTTACGTTGCGTTGCTAAGGGGAACTCCGGGGGTGTGACGGGGGCGGAGGAACAGCGAGGGGAGGTTAGATTCGAGGCCTGCGATTGGCTACGGTGACGTCTTCGAAGCTGATTGGCCTTTTGCCTAACTCTTTCATATGAATATTAATGAAACATGGTAGCCTATTCTCTTTGGCATCACTGCGCTGATCTATTTGAACGAAACAAGAAACCATACCGATATAGGTATATAACCTCTAAATCTGTTTCGCAGCCTTTTAACAGAGAGCTATGCACAACTATTATTTACAAATCTCAAGATATTGATAAGATGCCATTACAACTGTACATAATATGCTCAACACAGTTATATGTGGCTTATCAgtgtttataatataatatctctctcactatctcactaatatttatttgtttatacagTCCCTACATTTCTTATTTAATGTCAGTCCAGTGTCTGCAACCGCCTAGTCAAAGTCCTTGTAAGAGCCATCTTCctggttaataaaatatattatgattTTGCAGTTTAGTTTACTAATTTACTGGGAGacattcataataaaaaaataatgtgatattttaatttatacagCCAACAGCCAACTCTGATAAGGCTGCATCTCTATATTCTTATTTGTGTTGCTTTTTGATAACCCTTAGTCTCTATGTCTAAATGATCCAAGTAATATAAATACAACTGGAAAGCTTCATTATCTTTTCACAGAAGCACTAGAAAACCCAGCTTTAAGAAGGGTTATGGTTAGGCAAGCAGGTGAGGCCCAATTTTTTATACTGTTTATGTGTTTGGTTTTCTAGGAGTGTGTTACTGCCACTGGTGGGGTAGGGGTGGGTGGAGGGTCAGCTGGCACCGGGGCAGGGGTGGACATGCCCAGCTCATTTGTACCCACAGTGACGGCCATCACCACCAGCCAAGATCTACAGTGGATGGTGCAGCCCACTCTCATCTCCTCCATGGCGCCAGGGCAAAGCAGCACAGGCTCCAGCACCATGATGCAGCCTGTTGCCTTGGATCCTTATGACCTGCCAGGCACAAGCTATTCTActagtggaggcttcaccccaccAAGCTGTGATACTCCTGGTCCAGTGCGACAGTCTCGGAGCCGGCGCCGAACACGAGATGAAACGGTGAGTGAGGACCATGATGGATGGGATGGTTTATATTTAATCAGAGCCAAAAGTTCAGAGCATGATTTTATATAGTTGACCATTTGCTTTTACTTGTCTGGTTTCAACTgattaaaaaaagatacattttgatatGATCTACATGACACAAGGTTAAATAAGATGATCAATTTGTTCTCATGTTTCCAGCTGAACCCTGAGGAGGATGAGAAAAGACGTGTTAGACGAGAGAGAAATAAACTGGCTGCCGCTAAGTGTAGGAACCGTCGGCGTGAGCTCACAGACAGGTTACAGTCGGTGAGCGATGCTGtacttaaatataattacatttgttaCAAAACTACCTAATGTTACATTACCAAATTGTTGCTACTAACATGCATGATAATTGCTACACTCATAAAATGTCGATGTTGCCAAGTTGCTGTTATACTCATAACCAATGCACATATGCATGATGCTTCAGATTGTATTTAGAAGGGGCTAGTTTAAACAAAGAGTGTATAAACCATAGTTATTATATTCTGGGAATATTATATTTCACAATTAAGAAAATGGAGCTCCCTCCAAGCAATCATTGtatttctgttttctgtttttgtgcaACTGCTTTTTAAAAGGGTACCCTTTTTTCCTGTCCTAATTTCTTATGATCATGTAATCGCTATCCCCTTGTGTCGTCCTCTTGTCTCTCCAACCAAAGGAGACAGACGTGTTGGAGGAGGAGAAGGCTGAGCTAGAGGCAGAGATATCTGAGCTGCAAAAGGAGAAGGAGCGTCTGGAGTTTGTCCTGGTTGCGCACCAGCCTGGCTGTAAAATCCCCTATCAGGACCAGCCGCCTGCGCAACTGCAGCAGACATCCCCACAGACAGCTTCTGTCTCTGTGGTAGGCTTGACTGTGAAGGAGGACTCTTTCTACCTGCCACCCTCCTACTCGTCCCACCACCACCACGTCCCGGTATCACAGCCCACGCCGACACAGCCAGTCCCAGCACTTCAGCAAGGGATGATGCAGGAGGTAGCCTTTTCTAGTTTTTTCTATGGGCAGGGCCAGCCGGTGCCGGACGGCCCGTGCCTTGTTGCCGACGGTGGCGGTAACCCTGACGCCGGCAGCTACATCCCCTCATacacatcttcatttgtgttcacctACCCAGAGGGAGCCTGCGGGGTCAGCGCTAACCAACGAACCAGCAGCAGCGATCAGTCCTCTGATTCCCTGAACTCACCCTCGCTTCTTGCACTTTGAGAGCTCTGCATCTCTCTGCCTCCGCTTCCctattaacaaaaacacaaatatgcataaacaaattctaaatattgaATTTGCATTGTTCTGTTGCAGATGAACTGGGCTCGACAACCCACGTTCAGCAAGGTTGTATTAATCTTTTACAACCTCATACATTAAGGCCCTGATATTTTAAATTAAGATGCGTTAGCATCTGAATGACTTCATCAGATTATGTAAGTGTATATTAATTCACAATGAATTCAGGCTTAATATCGAGATGAGTCACTGGCCCatgcacacaaactctcacacacttaAATTGTCATTGGTTTGTGACACATAACAATGAAAACACATTAGCACACTCCCCCTTGCTTCTATATTTTCTTGCTCCAGCTTACATTGGTGTACCATCTCCCTTCTCTCTCTATCCATGCCAGTTGCCTGCAGTGTATTTGTCTAAGCAAAAAAGGCAGCAATGAACTTCTGTGTCTTTTGtgggttttgtttttattgggCCAGATTGCCTTGCTACACTTCTCTCTTCATCCAGTTCATCCACACATCGTCTGAATTCTATGACAAAAAGACATTGACATTACTCTCTAGCTACCTATCTATCTCTTTATTCTTCCTCCGTTGTCCATCTCCACACCTGTTTCTCCTCTCTCCTGTCTCTATGTACCTCTGATTCTCTCTGAAGTCTTCAGCCCCCGAGAGCCCGTTGGACCCTGAAAGCCCATGGAACCTTGAGTGAGTGCCAgcccaccccaccaccacaaacTCTCCTCGCATGGACCGGCCTGCTGCACTGCATAGTGGAACCTCAAAGCCTTTC
Coding sequences within:
- the fosb gene encoding protein fosB isoform X2, which gives rise to MQLFWNETKGILTKTPSKKFYGDIPFSPGTVGVSASLGSTGEMFQGFPGDPDTGSRGSSSPSLESQYLSSVESFGSPPTTGAPHECVTATGGVGVGGGSAGTGAGVDMPSSFVPTVTAITTSQDLQWMVQPTLISSMAPGQSSTGSSTMMQPVALDPYDLPGTSYSTSGGFTPPSCDTPGPVRQSRSRRRTRDETLNPEEDEKRRVRRERNKLAAAKCRNRRRELTDRLQSETDVLEEEKAELEAEISELQKEKERLEFVLVAHQPGCKIPYQDQPPAQLQQTSPQTASVSVVGLTVKEDSFYLPPSYSSHHHHVPVSQPTPTQPVPALQQGMMQEREPAGSALTNEPAAAISPLIP
- the fosb gene encoding protein fosB isoform X1 encodes the protein MQLFWNETKGILTKTPSKKFYGDIPFSPGTVGVSASLGSTGEMFQGFPGDPDTGSRGSSSPSLESQYLSSVESFGSPPTTGAPHECVTATGGVGVGGGSAGTGAGVDMPSSFVPTVTAITTSQDLQWMVQPTLISSMAPGQSSTGSSTMMQPVALDPYDLPGTSYSTSGGFTPPSCDTPGPVRQSRSRRRTRDETLNPEEDEKRRVRRERNKLAAAKCRNRRRELTDRLQSETDVLEEEKAELEAEISELQKEKERLEFVLVAHQPGCKIPYQDQPPAQLQQTSPQTASVSVVGLTVKEDSFYLPPSYSSHHHHVPVSQPTPTQPVPALQQGMMQEVAFSSFFYGQGQPVPDGPCLVADGGGNPDAGSYIPSYTSSFVFTYPEGACGVSANQRTSSSDQSSDSLNSPSLLAL